Proteins co-encoded in one Osmerus mordax isolate fOsmMor3 chromosome 11, fOsmMor3.pri, whole genome shotgun sequence genomic window:
- the si:ch211-132b12.7 gene encoding uncharacterized protein si:ch211-132b12.7 gives MPKEHSCLSERAPRSSSKTSKAKPLASQGPADTDRSHQQELHYSSEKDSGYSDNGSDWQQMEGDDQCSSVSEPQGMDTLQGQGPVKPLQQGSTMQGQGTVKPLHQGSTMQGQGTVKPLQQGSTMQGQGTVKPLQQGSTMQGQGTVNPVHQGSTMQGQGTSELTPVYVLKNVVLKKPEPVHHGSDHLIQSQLTWSNTGGANSSGPTGPTHVILLQPPSMSFPSPSSTKLRKPPSRRTNKKTKGEFLPILNSYSRIAPHPSKKLRDKPPTGLEKVTDSEGQSLSKRICTDDKGDEVSTTTIDLQMPKQHPHKQSDSRAQSLQSRPIAYPPSSPSTVSSSRGWPSVSCSELSTISSSSNSSSPLSATRGPHNGLLNAHHRRFHNTLEILSQSGLLDITLRSKDLLSQSNATERDIAQLRQHTQLLCQAASGNNESRRGVTLESLHQTMEESGVYPTLKFLDKVEALHYPVNAIDPDSRGTVGVNTTQTLNGSHAQLSFPIVSVQEPSQNYPMSQNCMRNGTAALPHSEQGNEYKPSATPSVNFTFIPPDSSTHWGVL, from the exons ATGCCTAAGGAGCATTCTTGCCTGAGTGAAAGAGCACCTCGCTCATCCAGCAAGACTTCTAAGGCAAAACCTTTAGCCTCACAGGGCCCTGCAGACACGGACCGGTCCCACCAACAAGAATTACACTACAGCTCAGAAAAGGATTCTGGATATTCTG ATAATGGGTCTGACTGGCAGCAAATGGAGGGGGATGACCAGTGCAGCAGTGTGAGTGAACCTCAGGGCATGGACACTCTGCAGGGCCAGGGGCCTGTCAAGCCCCTCCAGCAGGGCAGCACCATGCAGGGCCAGGGGACTGTCAAGCCCCTCCACCAGGGCAGCACCATGCAGGGCCAGGGGACTGTCAAGCCCCTCCAGCAGGGCAGCACCATGCAGGGCCAGGGGACTGTCAAGCCCCTCCAGCAGGGCAGCACCATGCAGGGCCAGGGGACTGTCAACCCCGTCCACCAGGGCAGCACCATGCAGGGCCAGGGGACCAGTGAGCTCACCCCCGTCTACGTCCTTAAGAATGTTGTGTTAAAAAAG CCTGAACCAGTTCATCATGGCAGTGATCACCTCATCCAGAGTCAGCTGACATGGAGCAACACAGGAGGAGCCAATTCCTCCGGCCCCACCGGCCCCACCCATGTGATCCTCCTGCAGCCGCCCAGCATGTCCTTTCCTTCGCCATCCTCCACTAAACTCCGCAAGCCGCCGTCTCGCAGGACCAATAAGAAAACCAAAGGCGAGTTCTTGCCCATACTGAACTCTTACAGTCGCATCGCTCCGCACCCTAGCAAGAAGCTCCGCGACAAGCCCCCAACCGGCCTGGAGAAAGTGACTGATAGTGAGGGTCAGAGCCTGAGCAAGAGGATATGTACAGATGATAAGGGAGACGAGGTGTCCACCACCACCATTGACTTGCAAATGCCCAAGCAACACCCTCACAAGCAGTCTGATTCCAGAGCCCAAAGTTTGCAGTCACGACCTATTGCttaccctccctccagcccctccacagTCTCTTCAAGCCGGGGCTGGCCCTCTGTCTCCTGTTCGGAACTCTCCACTATTTCCTCGTCCTCCAACAGTTCTTCACCACTTTCAGCCACTAGGGGGCCCCACAACGGCCTCTTAAATGCACACCATCGCCGTTTCCACAACACGCTGGAGATCCTAAGCCAATCAGGCCTTTTGGACATCACCCTACGCAGCAAGGACCTGCTGAGCCAAAGCAACGCCACCGAACGAGACATCGCCCAGCTGCGTCAACACACTCAGCTGCTGTGTCAGGCTGCCAGCGGCAACAATGAGAGCAGACGAGGCGTTACCTTGGAAAGCCTGCACCAGACGATGGAAGAGTCAGGTGTCTACCCCACTCTCAAGTTCCTGGACAAAGTGGAAGCACTTCATTATCCAGTAAATGCTATTGATCCTGACTCTAGAGGTACAGTTGGGGTCAACACCACACAGACTCTCAATGGTTCCCATGCACAATTGTCGTTTCCTATCGTCTCAGT